Part of the Deltaproteobacteria bacterium genome is shown below.
CGTGTCGCGTAGGGCATCGGAAATGGCATCCACCAACTGGTCTTCAACGAGTGGAACTACAATGTCGGTAACAATATCGCAGAGGAAATCTAAGATGCCGCAATCAAGGTTTACGTAAAGACCAGAGGTTTGAACGTTAAGAGAGCTCAGCTCAACTTGAGGCTGCCCATTAACAACATCAATATTTAGCGTGGCGTCCACATCGGCGTTGCTTAGGCCAACCCAGCCGTTCACACCGATTTCTGCAGGTCCAACGCCGCTGATTCCAGCACACACAATAAGTGCGCCATAGGCATAAATTGGAAAGTCAAAATCGGAAACCGTCATACTCAATTCCATGCCGCCATCGATGGCCTTCATGTAATTGATCCAAGGACCCGCCACATTGATCTGGCGATTCGCGTTGGGGTCGCGCCCAACCCAATAGCCTGTATCACTCGTAAACTCGAACCAGCTGCATGAAGATGGGCTTAAGGAGTCTTGCGCGAAGGCTGTTCCCGGAGGCGCAATCTCGTTGAAGTCGATGTACTGAAGAACCACTTCACCCAAGGTCGCCAAATCGTCGACATCGCTTCGGTCGTAGTCATCAATGATTGGCTGGTTCATGTGGGCGATGATGCCTTGGTCAGCCACCGAACTGTTACTCGTAGAGGTCAACGCCGGGTAATACTCTGGGCTTCGCAAATACGACTGAGCAATCACACGCCTGTTGCCACATTCATCTACCGCTTCACCATTAACAATCGTAAGACCCCAGCGGCTGTCTTGTGGCTGCGAAAAGTTTTCCGACGTACTCGCACCGCTGACGCTCAAATCAGTATTGTTGATGGAAAGTGCGGTCACGAAACTTAGAGAGTCATTGACGCTACCGTTAACCCAAATTTGTTGATCGCCATTTCCACCAGACTGCAGCATTTCTGCGCGGTTCGGTGAGTCCACCACAATCCTCGGAGGGGTTGAATCAACCCGCACGTTCAGGGCGAAGGGTTCAATGGTACTTTCTGGATGCTGCTCGCTTAGGACCTCAACCGTTAAGTCGTAATCCGCTTCTGCCTGAAGCCGGTAGGTACCGTCTCCCATGGCTACAAAGCCATCTTCGGGAACCGATGTGACTTGCACCGAAACGTTGGGAACAACGTTGCCCCAGTAATCGTACACAACCCAATCAATTGGGATATTGCGGTCTTGCCAAAAACAGTCTTGGTCTAGAGCATCCACGCCCCACGAGAAAGGAAGGCCGGGAACGACCGTCACAATCGCCGGAGACTCATCCCCGCCCGTATAACCAGGTGTTGTACAGTGAACCCAGTACTGTCCGGTAACCGTCGCGCTGAAATCCATGTCACCCATCACGAGGCCGTCATACGAAGCACCCATCGCAGCCGAAGGCACCACGGTCACGCTCGTTGTAACACCCTCAAGCGGGTTGCCGTATGAGTCGGTATAGGTACAGCTCACGCCCACGACCTCAGTGGGAGAAACAACATCTGCGGTAATCGTCGTCTGACTTTGCGCCGGGAATCCTGGCAAAACAGTAAGCTGCTCTGGCGTAACATCAACCACACCATTGGCAAGCTCACACGCCACCGGATAAGTCCCCACGAGGGTTCCGCGCAAAACATACTGGCTGGCGATTCCAAGATGGCGTTCAACAATTGGGTCCGTCGCAATTTCAATATCGCGTACGTTCAGAGAGGTTTCGTTGCCATAAGCATCAAACATCTGGCAATCCACACCGACGGCTACGCCCGCAACTGCACTCGTCGCATCTAGCCGAGTTTCCACCGCCACAGGCTCGCCCGGCTCAACGGTGAATTTATCACCCGAGATATCGGTCACTGCACCATCGCTTGTTCCGCAAAAAACGATGTATTCGCCCACCGCGGTTGGCGTGATCGTAAAGCGGTCACTCGATTCACTCAGGACTTCAATCACTGGTGCCACACGAGCGGTTAGCTCCAGCGCAGCCGCGGCCACTCCATCCTGCACACCCAGCAGCTCACATTGCACCTGCACAACGTCGCCAGCCTGGACGTAAGGGTTCAGGACCGTTGTTGTCACGCTCCAGCTGCTGCGGTCCAACGGCACGGTGTAACCATCAGGAATATCCATCCCGGGCGAACGTATGCCGCACCCGGCCAAAACTAAAATCGATACTATGGGGAGGTATTTATTCAACATGATAAGACCATAACGAACAGAATCTAATTGGGCATGCCGCGCCGCGTCAAAAACAGGTTCATCTTGACCCCGGCGGGCGTGTTTGCTTTTCTGCCCATGAAGGAGAGCTAAGTTAGTGCCATTGAACGAAAATTTCGGTGATTACATGCTTTTGGAGCAGGTCGGCATCGGCGGCATGGCTGAGGTCTACTTGGCGCGCCGTACGGGTATGGCGGGCTTTGAAAAAGACATCGTCATCAAGCGCATTCGACCTCACCTCACCGAGCAAAGAGCCTTCGTCAATATGTTCCTTGGCGAGGCAAAACTTGCCGCTCAGCTCATCCACCCCAACATTGTGCACATCTATGATCTCGGCCGGATCGAGGACAGTTACTTCATCGCCATGGAGTATGTAGCCGGGCAAGATATGAGCGCCATCATCCCCAAAATCAAAGAGCGGGGCATTCATCTACCTGTAGAATATGCATTAAAAATAGGTAGTTCCGTGTGCGAGGCCCTTAATTACGCGCACAACCAAAACGATACCCAAGGCAAGCCGCTGCAAATTGTTCACCGCGATGTTTCACCGGAAAATATCCGAATCGCCTGGACTGGAACCGTCAAAATTCTCGATTTCGGCATCGCCAAAGCGGCCACTCAAATGCACGAAACCAAGGCCGGGGAAATCAAAGGCAAGCTCTGTTACATGTCGCCCGAACAGGTGCTGGGAAAAGAAGTCGACAAGCGCTCGGACATCTTTGCATTGGGCTGCGTTCTTTACGAAGCGCTTACAAGTTTTAAACTTTATTCTGGCAGTAACGATCTCGATATTATGAATCAGATCATCGATGGCCGAATCTACCCGCCGAGCTACTTCCGAGATGAAATCCCGGCCCGAGCCGAAGAAATTATCATGAAAGCGCTTCAGAAGGATCGCAAGAAGCGTTACCAAACTGCACAAGAAATGCAGATGGATATCGATGACTTTCTAGCCCAAAACGAGTTCACCCCGTCGAATATGCACTTGGCCAACTTTCTCAAGCAGCAATTCAAGGAGGAACTGGCCGACGAGCAACAACGTAGGCGGATGGACACTCCAACATCGTCCAAGCAGCCAAACAGTCCCCCACCGCCGCCCAGTATTTCCGCGGTCACATCCCACTCAACACCCTCGAGCCAGCGCCTGGCCCGTCAGCTCACACCCGGAACAGCCGAACTTCAGCTTACGGTCCCCAACGATACCCTTGAGCGCCTAGAGCGCCTGGCTGGCAAGAGAAAACTTAGCCGTGAAGAAGTACTTCGCGACATCATTGAGCACTATCTAAAGTACCACTGAGTCAAGACAGCTCCGCCCCACAGATGCCTATTGTGTCACTTAGGCAAACCAGTCATCATTTGAAGTAAGAGACGTCAAAGTGTGGCGGCACGTGCCAATGGATTGTTTATGAACAAGAAAATCCTAGTGATTGATGACGATGAAAACATTCAAACGCTGCTGCGACAGCTTCTGAAGTCCCTCCAATATGAGGATATCCACTGCGTTGGCACCGGGCTCGAAGCGCTCGATTACCTCACAGACCACACGCCAGACCTTATCTTTTTAGATGTAGATATGCCCCGAATGGACGGCTGGTTGATGTGCGAAATCATCAACAACGTCAAACGTTGGAAAAAAATCCCAGTGGTATTTCAAAGCGCGCTGGTCGGCAGTGAAAATATCAAACGCGGTATTTCACTGGGTGCTCACTCTTATCTCGAAAAGCCCTATACACGTGAAGGTGTAAGCGAAGTACTCGATGCCGTTTTCAATGCCCAGGAGCATGAAGCGCCGACCACCCCTGAAATCAACATGGTCGTAAAACAAGTTGCTGAGGCAACCAAGCAAACCTTCAACCTGATGCTTGGAGCTCAAACCCATATCTTGAAGGTGAACAATCTCGACGCAAAAATCCAGGACCGAAATTGGGACTTCGCCGGCATGATACCCGCAGAAGGCGTGGCCGATATTGAGATCAGCATGGGTTGGTCACGTGACCTCGCGGCGTCCGCAGCCTGCGCCCTCATGCAAATGGACCCAAGCGAGCTGGACGACGATTTAATTCTCGACAGCATGCAAGAAATTCTCAATATGGTTCTTGGGTCAGCAGTTCGAATCATCGGGAAAACATTCCCCGTCAAACTCTCACTGCCTTCGGGCGGACAAGACTGCGGAATTCCTTACAAACAAACCGCTCGGCATAAATTCAAGGTTGACGTAAAAACTCGAAACTGGATCTTCCCAATCGTTGTGACGGTGGTACCACCCGATCAGATGCAGGCGGCTTAAAGGCCGTGCAATGACTCTCCTTCAACAATACGTGGAGAGTCTTTCCCTAATAGCCCATGGTGGATAACAGCTCGTGCCAACTCCGTGTTGGTGATGGAACGGTATCGGTCTCTTAAACGCCCTGCCCCGATCAAACCCATGGTGCCCAGCAAAACGTCACTTAGACCTGCTCCTATGCGCTCCATTGGCCTCGCATCATCTCTACCTTCTCCCGTAATGAACGAGGGGCGAATTGAAACGAAATTATCATAAGACTCTCGCAGAGCCTCTTCAATGCGGTGTCTCACTTTGAGATAGTCACCTTTGGCCTTCGGCCCAGAACCCGCCGAAGAGAGGTAGACAAAACGAGGTTGCGAAGTCATTTTCTGCCCAGCAACCAGGAGCTCCATCGTTAAACCGTAATCGACTGTTTCGTAAGTGTTCAGTGAAGCATCGCCACCCGATCGCCCCACTCTCTTTGCCCGTGCCTTGGTTGTTCCCAGTAAGCCAAACACATGCGTGGGCTCTAATTCCTTCAATCGTTCTTCAAAAGCCTGGGCTCGCCAAGAGGTCGTATCGAGATAAACGCCAGCGTCTTCTGCATAACTTTTCCAGCGCTCGAGCTGCCGCGAGTCTGGCCTAACATGCATGTAAGTTTCGATGTTTTGCTCGCCAAGCAAACGAGCCACTTCACGGCCCGTGTAACCTGTGGCCCCAGCAACAAAAGCACGTATCGGAGAATCGTTTCCCATCTAGATAACTTCTAGCGCATACCGCGGCGGCGGTCGTTTTGATTACGTCGTCGATAAAGCTCGTTGAGCCGCTCAACCGGGTCGTAAGCCTCTAAACCGTCAGCACCTGACTGGGGGTGATGGGCAAGCCAAATTGTATAATCGGCAATAAGTTCCATCATTTTTTCCCAAGCGCTCATCTCGCTGTAGGCCGTGGTGAACATTTCCGCCACTTCCCAAATACCTGGAGCCAACCGCCCGAATTCCTTCAAACCTTCACGTAAAATCTGTTGTTTCCGGGTGTTGATGAGCCCAAAAAGTCCTCTCGAGCGCATGTGGGTACCGTAAAAAATCAAAGCCCAGGCCCGGTAAATACGGGCACCTGGCACAGCTCCAACCAGCGCAGTCATTTCAGAGATAAAAGTCTCCACCCGCTGTACATCGCGCCGGGTATCGAGCCTGAAACCACCGGATGGGCTCGGTAGGGGGTACATAAAATTATCCCCAAAGAAATCTTGAAGAGCTAAACCGTAGCGCCGAAAATCAATTTCAGAAGGCGGTTCTACTTCCAGCTGCGGTTCACCCTGCAGCTCTGGCTCTTCCTCGACAATTTCTACGTCAGAAAGATCGTCGATCGATACTTCGTCTCGTCCCGGCTCAAATCGTGGATCGGCCTGAAGAATCGACATTTCGAAAATTTTCCACAAAGCCACCAACGCTGGCTCCGTGCCGACCAATTGCTCTCGAAAGGCTGTGAAACGCCCCGCTGCCCGGAGCTCTTCCAAAATATAGGGATACTGGGATTTTGCCTGGGCCTCGTCGTGATTCGCGGCTAAATCAAAACATATCAATGCAGAGGCCACCACGGATGCCTCATCCGCGCGGCGGCTCAGGTTTTCGTAGTAGCGTTGAAGAGTCTCGCAGTCTAACTCGCCTTGGCTATAACACTGTCCAAGCGCCGCACCGGGTTCTAATCGCGAGGTTTCCTGGTGAAATCGAGCTAAATCCATCAATCACTGGACTCAGCGACCAGATCGGCGAGGGTTGTCTGGTGTAGAATGGCCTGCATTTGACTCAGCGCATGATTGAATCGGGTGCGGATATGATCGGCTCCCACGATATCAAGTCGGTCGGCCTCCCCTAAGCGCTCGTTTTGGTAATGAATCTGTTCCGGCGCGCCTTCCAGCACTTCGATGACCTCGCCCATTGAGATTTCGAGTGGCGTTTTTGCTAAGAGGTAGCCGCCATGTGGTCCACGCACGCTTTTAACCAGTCCCGCAGCTCGTAGCTGAACCAAAAGCTGCCGGAGATAGTCTTCTGGAATCTGCTGTCTTTCCGCAATCGCGTGAATTTGAACAGGTTTCCCATGTTCAGCACGTGCAGCTAAATACACCAGAGCCCGAAGCCCGTAATCACCCCTAGAACCATCTTTCATAAGGCTTCGATACTATGGATGGGCCGGTTCAGAGTCAAACGATAGGATAGCTACATCGCAATCAAAGAAGGGCGCACGGGCGTATTTTTGAACTTTGGGTCACTTAAAGTCAGCTCTACGGCCACTTTCACCCTCTTACCGGTCGATTCGTTTCATCTCTATGTCCTTAAAAACGCGAGTTTCTTGCGAGAGTTCCCATTCGCTTTAAACTGAAAACGATTTTTAATTTTGGAGAAGTCTAAGCCGGTATTCGTACCTGCATGACGGTAAGGGGCGTGCCCATGGCACGAGAAAAATTCTGTGTCGGAATTGATATTGGAGCCAGTGGAGTCAAACTCTGCCAGCTCAGGCGCAAAAAGGATGAGTTTATCCTAGAGCACTACGGTCACGTGGCATTGCCACCTGCGACCATCGTTGACGGAGCTATGATGAATCCGGCACGTATTGTAGATGCCATCAAGGAACTCGTCTCAACGCACCGTATCCGTAACAAACGCGTTGCCTTCTCTGTGTCGGGACACTCGGTGATCATTAAAAAGATCTCTTTGCCACAAATGACCCGGCAAGAACTCGAGCAATCCATTCAGTGGGAAGCCGAACAGTTCATCCCATTCGACATCGCCGACGTTAATATCGATGTTCAGGTGCTAAACGAGCACTCTGGCCAACAAGGTCAGATGGATGTTGTGTTGGTTGCGGCCAAAAAAGACTTCATCGACGAGTACACCTCTGTTGTTACAGATGCAGGCTTGGAGCCTGTTGTGTGCGATGTTGATGCATTCGCAATCGAAAATATGTTTCTACAAAATTATGAAGCTCCGCCAAGCCAAACCATTGCCTTGGTCAATGTGGGAGCCTCAAAGACCAACATCAACATTATGTCCAATGGGCTCTCAAGCTTCACACGAGATCTCAATGTTGGCGGTAACAACTTCAGTGAAGAGATTCAAAAGCAACTCGGGGTCACCCGCGAGGAAGCTGAGGCACTGAAGTTCGGTGGTACCCAAGGTACTGGCGCCGACACAGTGGTACCTGAAGAGGTGCAGCGCTCACTTCAGGCAGTCAGTGATAACGTTGCTACAGAGCTTCAGCGCTCTCTCGACTTTTTCACCGCGACCAGCGCCGAGCCCGAACCTTCGCACATCTATTTGATGGGCGGGTCTTCCAAGCTCAATGTGCTCGAGCAGACGATTAAGACACGCTTAGGAGTCAACGTTACGGTTGCCGATCCATTTAGACGGATCAATACCGGCAGTCACGATGCAAAGTACATCAGTGACCAAGCGGCTACAGCCGGCGTTGTTATGGGTCTAGCACTCCGATTCCCGGGAGATAATTGATGCCAAAGATTAACCTACTCCCCATCAAAGCCGCCAAACGGTCTGAGACAGCCCGCAATGAACTCTTGGGTATGCTGGTTCTTTTTGCCGGACTCGTATTTGTTCTCTATTCTTGGAATACCTCTCTTGATGAAGATGTTCTGGAGACAAAGTCGCGTATCTCGAAGATGGCCAAAGAGATTAAAGAGCTCAGCGCAGAAGCCGAGCGCGTAGAGGAATTCGAAGCGAAAGCAAAGATTCTTGAAGACAAACAAGGCATCATTGAAAAGCTCAAGCGTCAAAAACGAGGTCCGGCCAAAGCTCTGCATGACCTGGCAACTCTTCTTACCGAACTCGATAAAGTTTGGTTGACCAGTATTACTGAGAACGAGCAAGTGATTCAATTTGAAGGTGGAGCGATGGACCATGAGGACATCTCCGAATTTCAAATTGGTCTGGAAAAACGATCGAAGTATTTTACAAAAGTCCAACTGAAAGTAGTGGAAACCAAGGTGCTTGACGGCGTCCGCTATCTCAAATGGAAAATCAACTGCATTGCGGACTTTTCAGCGGGGTAATCGATGGAAGATTGGGTAGAAACGTATGCCAGTACACCGCCTAGTAAGCGGTATTCGATGGCATTTCTTGGAGCGTTGGTGCTCTGCGGGCTCTATTACGTTCTGATGCATCAAGATGCTGAAGATAGACTCCAATACGCCAACCAGAACTTTAAAAAGCAGCAAGCCCAGGTCGTGAAGAAGCGCGAGTACGTCCAGAATATGGCCAAGTACGAAGCCCGGTTTAAGCAGCTCCAGCAGGAACTCGCTCACGCCCGAAGTGTTCTTCCTGATACCGCCGATGTGCCGCAGCTTTTGAGTCACCTTGGCAACAAGGCGCAGCAGACTGGACTTCAGATCGATTTCTTCGAGCCGCAAGAAGAGTCCGACAAAGGGTTTTATTCTGAGATTACTTTCGGGATGAAATTACGTGGCTCGTTTCACGAAATCGCAACGTTTGTTGATGCCATTGGTAAAATGGACCGAATCGTAAACGTCGCGGGTGTGAGCATGACCAATCCGAAATCCATTAATCAAAAGATTCTCGTTCAGGGCGCTTTTACCATCAAGACTTACCGGTTCAAGAAAGATGGTTAGCCAACCCAGGCTCTCGTTAAGGAGTAACGTGTGATTGTAACGAATAAAAAAGCAGGAACTTTGGAAAGGCTCGGGCGGCTTCGCCTCGGCTTATTCCTTACTGTTTTAGGCGCAGGCGCGATGTGCACCGGTTGTATCGGAGAGGAAGACGATGAGTCTTACCGAGTGGTACGAAGAGCCTCTAAGAAGAAACGTGCGAAAACGAAAACTGCCGAGGCTACCAACGAAGCCACAGCGCAAAAGACTGCGGTCTTCTCTTATTCTCCCATTGGTAAACGCGACCCCTTTAAGTCGTACATTAGCGTTCTCGTTAAAGACCCTAATGGAAATAAGAATAAAGAGACTTCACCCACCGAAGAATACGAGCTTGATCAATATAAATTGACTGGCCTCTTGTCTGGAACCAGTCAGCCACGTGCCCTGGTTTCAGATCCCAAGGGTGCCGGGCATGTTATAAAAATAGGAACACGGCTTGGACGTAATGGCGGCCGTGTTACTCGCATATCCAATAATACCGTTGAAGTTATCGAGGAGTTTCGAGCCCCGACCGGTGAACGCATACGGGTTCCGATAACTATAGAACTTCCACGTGAAGAAATTACTCTTAAGGCGCGCCCTTAAGGGCAAAGGAGCGAATCCATGATGTCCCTACGCTCATTGGACACCACTTTGTCTACAGCGAAAACCATTCGTAACCGTCCCAAAACTCTTGTTTTGATGGGCATTACCTTGGTTCTTTCCTACTTACTTACCACCGTCGCCAGCGCCTCCGTGCGTAACGTCATTGATAATGTCGACGTGGTCGGTGACGATCAAGATCGGATCATCCGTATTCATACGGGTACCAGACCGACATTTACAGTCTTCAAACTCACCAATCCAATGCGCGTTGTCATAGACGTCTCCGGTGGTGATGTGAGCGCTGTCGATGGACCTTTGGATATCGACGACGGCATCGTTGAGCAAATTGCCACACGGCAGTTTAGCTCAAATGGATTTTATGTTGGACGCGTGATCATCGGCTTCCAAACCGATGTTACTTACAATGTAAAAGCTGAGGACGATGCTTTAGTTATCCGTGCATCAACCGCGTCGATGGACGTTCAGCAAGCGTTGCCCGCACCGGAACGGCCTGTTGACCCGAAAGAACTCGAGCGAATTACCGCGGCCAAAAAGCTGGCTCAAGCAGCCCAGGTGAAGGCGACTCAAAATCAGCGCCAAGCTGAAGAGCTCAAAGCCCAGGCTGAAAAGACCCGCGTGGCAGCAAGCCAAGCACAAGAAAACGCCAAAGCAGAACGCGCGAAAGCAAGCGCAGCCATTGCTCAGGCCAATCAAAAACTAGAAGCGGCTTCCGTTAAAGAATCAAAGATAGCTGCCGAATCACAAAATCTAGATCGCCAGCGTAAGCAGATTGAGAAGCGTAACCAGGCCCTCGAAGAAAAGCAGAGTCAAGGACAAGAGCGTCTGGCTAAGCAGGAAAACGAACTTAAAAACCGCCAAGCGAAAGCCGAGAAAGCAGCCAAACGCAACCAAGCTGAAGCCCAAGAGCTGGCTAAGCGTGAAAAAGAAATCATGCGCCGAGAAGCTCAGGCAAAGGCAGCCGCTAAGGCTCAAGCTCGTCATCAAACTGAAGTCAAGCAAGCGACTCTCACCGGCGTAAAGAAAAACGGAAAAGGTTTAAATACCGCCGTCTTACTCACGGTCAAAGGCAACCCTTCACTTCAAGTTGAACGTATTGAAAATCCACCTCGCCTCGTCATTGATATGATGGAAACCACGCGAGATAGTGCTCGCAGCGTCTATGGTGTGAAAAGCCCGTATGTTCGCCGAGTACGACTTGGAGAACACGACAAAAATCTACGTGCCGTTCTCGACCTTAGAGACGGCAATTCCACGCACCATGTGAAAAAAGTGCCTGAAGGTATTTTGATCAGCATGTCTCGGGTGGAACCTGAAGCGGAAATCGCGACGGGTGGCCCTGAACAAGAAAAGGCCCTCGAGCTTTCAGACGTTCAATTTAATCGCCAAGGAAAAATTGCTCGCATTGAACTGGGCATCGCTCCAGAAGAAATGCCACGGGTTGATACTCGATCTAAAAAGGCATGGATCCTAAACATCAAGGGCGCAACAATTTCCAAGGCACTCGAGAAGAGCCTCGACACAACGGCCTACGATACCGTTGTCCGTCTCGTCTCAACGTATCAAGCATCTGAGAATCCACCGGTTGTAAAAGTGGTTGCCAACATCACGGGCCCTGCCAAGCACCGCCTGAAAAAAGAAAACGGCAAACTGATTTGGGAAATTACTGGCGACGGCAATGAGCCTGCACGGGTTGCAAGCTCAAGCGCTCCGCAAACAGCAGGGTTCGTCTCACAAGCTGCATCCACATCCAAAGCTGTACAAGCAACAACACGTTCGAAGCGTAAGAAGAAAAAGCCAATCACGCTGGACTTGCAAGACGCTGATATGATCAACGTGCTACGACTTCTTTCAGAGATTTCTGGTGAAAACATCATCGCCAGCGATGAAGTTAAAGGCAACATCACCTTACGACTGCGCAACGTTCCATGGGACCAAGCGCTGGATACTATTTTGAGAACCAAGGGCTATTCCCGAGTTCGTCAAAACAACATCATCCGAATCGCACCTGCTTCGGTCATTCAAGAAGAGCGTAAAGCTGAACTTGAGCGGCGTGAACTCAAGGCCAAGGCTGAACCCACGGCCATCAAGCTTGTTACGGTAAACTATGCGATTGCTGCCGACATTAAGCTTCAGCTTGAACCGCTGATGACCGAACGCGGCAGTGTTCAAACAGATGAACGTACCAATACTTTAATTGTTGAAGACGTACTTTCAAACATTGATCGGCTGGTGTTGCTTACTCGCAAACTCGATAAGCAAACACCACAGGTTCTGATTGAAGCGCGTATCGTTGAAGCCAACAGCAATGAACTTCAAGAGCTCGGTATTCAATGGGGCGGCGTGGGCCAGATGACCGCCAATGAGGGCAACCCAACGGGTCTTCAATTCCCAGGTGATGTCACCGTAAGCGGCGCTGCAAGTGACCAAGGTACGCTTACTCAAGGTACTTATTCTCCTGCCCAATACGCAGTAAACCTTCCCGCGGCCATCGGTTCGGGCAGCGGCGGTGGTTTAGGCTTTATCTTCGGCTCAGCTGGCGGAAGTCAGTTGCTTGCTCTGAGATTAACCGCCATGGAAGAACGCGGTACGGGTCGTATCATCAGCTCACCGCGAATCACCACATTGGACAACAAGACGGCAAAGATCGCGCAAGGTCTTGATATTCCAATCAGTGTTGTCTCAGCCAGTGGCACAAACACGAAGTTTGTACCGGCTAACCTCGAACTTGAAGTTACGCCTCACGTAACAAACGACGGTAGCATCTTGATGCAAGTGAAGACTGAGAAGAACGAAGCAGACTTCTCGCGAACTGGCGCTCAAGGTGATCCTACAATTTTGAAGAAGTTTGCCGAGACAGAAGTATTGGTAGCAGACGGAGACACTACAGTTATCGGTGGTATCTATACCCGGACAACAAGTGAAACCTACGCTGGTGTACCTTTCTTCAGTGATATTCCAGTTATCGGGTGGCTCTTTAAGAAGCGCCAAAAAACAGACAAGCGAGCAGAGCTCTTGATCTTCATCACGCCTCGAATCGTGAATAGAAGAGAATCAAGAATTCAAGCTTCTTCCTTGTCCACTGAACCCGAGAAGATGTAGGGAGACGCCTGAATCCTAACAAGGGAAATGGCGTGATGATGAAGACCAAGACCACAACAGATATTCAAACTCGAACCAGCAGCAGAAACCTGCAGACCGGTGCGCGTGAGAGTAAAGACTCCACCCAAGACACTGGTAAGCCACATATTGCGCTTGTTGGTTTCATGGGCGCGGGAAAGTCTGCTGTGGGTAAAGCGCTTGGTCAACGCCTCAAGGTTCCATTCATCGATTTGGACGAAGTCATTGTGCAAGAGGCCGGGATGAGTATTCCCGACATCTTCAAAAACAGTGGTGAGGTTGCATTTCGCGCGAAAGAGCGCCGAGCACTGCGCAATGTATTGCAAAGTGACACGCCTTGTATTCTCGCAACCGGTGGCGGCACCTTCATGGATGACACCATGCGCGAGAACCTAAATGAACGAGCACAGACAGTTTATTTAAAAACTGACGTCGCGACGCTCATGGGACGACTTTCCAATTCAGGTGAAATCGAATCACGCCCTCTTCTCACAGGTCCAGACCCTGCAAGTACGGTAGACAGGCTTCTGAAAAAGCGTACTCCCGTTTATGAACAATGCGAAAAAAGCGTCACAACGACAGCTCGCAGTGTCGAAGACGTGGTCGCAGAGATCATGCGTTCCTTGCAGCTTGAAAGAGCAAAACGTACACCGCGCGCAGAAACGCCTCATGCAGAGCAAGAAGTCGCTCAAACAAGCATGCACAAACGGGCCACACAAAAAGGTGAGGCGATTACCATCCACGTGAGCGCCTCTTCAGGTGATTACGAAGTTGAACTGCGCCCGACCGCAGGACCATGGATAGCCGAAGGCATCGCTGAAAGATGCAAAGGCTCCAAGCTGGCGGTTATCACAGACACAACGGTTGCACGGCTTCACGCGGACGACTTCGTTCATTCTTTGAAAAAGCTGGGCAAAGACGTCCTGCTCATTCAAGTTGAGCCTGGTGAAAAATCGAAAACGCTGGGAACTGCCAGCAGACTTTACGAACAACTTCTAGAACATGGTATGACCCGCCAAGACGCTGTTGTGTCACTTGGT
Proteins encoded:
- a CDS encoding protein kinase; the encoded protein is MLLEQVGIGGMAEVYLARRTGMAGFEKDIVIKRIRPHLTEQRAFVNMFLGEAKLAAQLIHPNIVHIYDLGRIEDSYFIAMEYVAGQDMSAIIPKIKERGIHLPVEYALKIGSSVCEALNYAHNQNDTQGKPLQIVHRDVSPENIRIAWTGTVKILDFGIAKAATQMHETKAGEIKGKLCYMSPEQVLGKEVDKRSDIFALGCVLYEALTSFKLYSGSNDLDIMNQIIDGRIYPPSYFRDEIPARAEEIIMKALQKDRKKRYQTAQEMQMDIDDFLAQNEFTPSNMHLANFLKQQFKEELADEQQRRRMDTPTSSKQPNSPPPPPSISAVTSHSTPSSQRLARQLTPGTAELQLTVPNDTLERLERLAGKRKLSREEVLRDIIEHYLKYH
- a CDS encoding response regulator, whose protein sequence is MNKKILVIDDDENIQTLLRQLLKSLQYEDIHCVGTGLEALDYLTDHTPDLIFLDVDMPRMDGWLMCEIINNVKRWKKIPVVFQSALVGSENIKRGISLGAHSYLEKPYTREGVSEVLDAVFNAQEHEAPTTPEINMVVKQVAEATKQTFNLMLGAQTHILKVNNLDAKIQDRNWDFAGMIPAEGVADIEISMGWSRDLAASAACALMQMDPSELDDDLILDSMQEILNMVLGSAVRIIGKTFPVKLSLPSGGQDCGIPYKQTARHKFKVDVKTRNWIFPIVVTVVPPDQMQAA
- a CDS encoding NAD-dependent epimerase/dehydratase family protein; amino-acid sequence: MGNDSPIRAFVAGATGYTGREVARLLGEQNIETYMHVRPDSRQLERWKSYAEDAGVYLDTTSWRAQAFEERLKELEPTHVFGLLGTTKARAKRVGRSGGDASLNTYETVDYGLTMELLVAGQKMTSQPRFVYLSSAGSGPKAKGDYLKVRHRIEEALRESYDNFVSIRPSFITGEGRDDARPMERIGAGLSDVLLGTMGLIGAGRLRDRYRSITNTELARAVIHHGLLGKDSPRIVEGESLHGL
- a CDS encoding Rrf2 family transcriptional regulator, translated to MKDGSRGDYGLRALVYLAARAEHGKPVQIHAIAERQQIPEDYLRQLLVQLRAAGLVKSVRGPHGGYLLAKTPLEISMGEVIEVLEGAPEQIHYQNERLGEADRLDIVGADHIRTRFNHALSQMQAILHQTTLADLVAESSD
- the pilM gene encoding type IV pilus assembly protein PilM, with the translated sequence MAREKFCVGIDIGASGVKLCQLRRKKDEFILEHYGHVALPPATIVDGAMMNPARIVDAIKELVSTHRIRNKRVAFSVSGHSVIIKKISLPQMTRQELEQSIQWEAEQFIPFDIADVNIDVQVLNEHSGQQGQMDVVLVAAKKDFIDEYTSVVTDAGLEPVVCDVDAFAIENMFLQNYEAPPSQTIALVNVGASKTNINIMSNGLSSFTRDLNVGGNNFSEEIQKQLGVTREEAEALKFGGTQGTGADTVVPEEVQRSLQAVSDNVATELQRSLDFFTATSAEPEPSHIYLMGGSSKLNVLEQTIKTRLGVNVTVADPFRRINTGSHDAKYISDQAATAGVVMGLALRFPGDN
- the pilO gene encoding type 4a pilus biogenesis protein PilO, translating into MEDWVETYASTPPSKRYSMAFLGALVLCGLYYVLMHQDAEDRLQYANQNFKKQQAQVVKKREYVQNMAKYEARFKQLQQELAHARSVLPDTADVPQLLSHLGNKAQQTGLQIDFFEPQEESDKGFYSEITFGMKLRGSFHEIATFVDAIGKMDRIVNVAGVSMTNPKSINQKILVQGAFTIKTYRFKKDG